TGGTTCTTAAAGGGGGGCGTGTTTATGTGGCCGCTTTTGCTTTGCTCTATAGTCGCCACGGCCGTAATTGTTGAGAGAGGGTGGGTTCATTGGAAAGCGCGATTAAATTATCCGCAGTTTCTCAAAAGATTAAAACAAGAACTTGCAGGTTGTCCAATGCGTGCCCCCAAATGGCTTTCGGGCTCTGCAAGTCCAGTAGCTAAAACTGCCGCGGTATATCTGCGCTACATCCATGCTCCTCCAGGGCTCCGCAACGAAGCTCTTAAGCGTGAAGGTAACCGTTATCTCTTAGAGCTTGAGGCTCAAATGAAGCTCTTGTCTTCAATCGCTCACGTGTCACCGTTGCTAGGTCTGCTTGGAACGGTCGCGGGCTTGGTTGCAGCTTTCTACCAGATCGAGGCGGCAGGTGGATATGTGAATCCATCCGATTTAGCTGGTGGGATTTGGGAGGCGTTGATCACTACAGTTGCAGGTCTGCTCATCGGGATTCCTTGTCTACTTACGCACCAGTTTTTTCACGCTCGCGTCGAGAAGATCAGCCGTGAAATGCAAGATGTCGTGAGTGAGCTCGACGAAATGCTGGCTGTGGGCCGCATTCTACCACCGTCGACACCGGAACCTTCAAGTGCTACGTCCTTTGCTGCTACTCATGATGAAGTAGCCTCTGCGAATGACACTTATGAGGTCCTCTAGAATCTTATGTCGGTAGAGTTTCATCGCCCTGCAAGCTCTCCTGGAGCTATGAACTTAACGCCGCTGATTGATGTGGTCTTTCAGCTTTTGATTTTTTTTATGTTAACCTCTTCATTTGTCTATCCTGCGCTAGATTTGAAATTGCCGCGCGCTGAGACGCGCCCCTCGTCTCCTGATGCGCAGATGATTGTCATCAGCCTTGATGCTCAAAACCGCCTCTTCGTTAACCGCGAAGAAGTCTCCGAAGCTGAATTAGAGAGGATTTTGAGGGAGCGGCTTCAACATGTCCCCCAACAAGCAGTTTTTTTTCGCGGTGACCGGGCCACTCCGTATGAACGTTTTACTGAAATCATGCAGATTGCCACCCGAGCGGGGGCGCGTTCGTTCAATTTGATCCATGAGCCGAATCAATAAGTCCACGAGCGCATGGCTGATTTCTATTCTCGCGCACGGATTGCTGTTTCTTTTTCTAACGTATTTCGGCAGCTCACTATTGACGGCCATGAAAGGAAATCGCGAGGAGTTTCTCGCCGTGGAAATTAACGTTGTCGAGCTACCCGAAGAAGTTTCAACGGCCGAGCCGAATCAGGAAAATGTCATCCTTACTGAAGCGCCAGAAGCTCCAGAGGTGCCTGTGCCCGAGTGGTTGAAAGAAAAAACCCATGAGGCAAAGCCCATACCGTCTGAAGAGCGACCTAAAATTCGAAAGAAGAAACCTACACCAACACCACAACAGGATCCTGAGCATGGTAAAGCCTCACCTGCGCAACTTTCAGAAATCTTAAAGCAAGTCAAGCCGCGTTACCCTCCTGCTGCTCTTCGTGCTGGGCATCAAGGGACAGTCAGCCTGCTTTTAAGAATCGGCTTAGAAGGCCGCACCAAAGAGATTCGAGTCCTCAAGAGCTCGGGTCGTGAAGATTGTGATCGAGCTGCCATCGAGGCCATCCAGCGATGGTGGAGATTTCGGCCTCTTGGCTATGAATATGATAGGACGCTAGACGTCCATTTTAAGCTGGATTAGAGAACGTGGGAGAGGAAGAAACATCGAGATGATAGAAGCGCTGGGATTGCTCATCTGCGTGATACGAACTGCGCACCAGTGGACCAGACTCGACGACGCTGAAACCTAAAGCCAGCGCATGTTCCTTCCACCATGCAAATTCTTCGGGAGCTACCCATCGATGCATCGGTAGATGAGCTTCCGATGGTCTTAGATACTGGCCAAGAGTGAGTATGTCCACGTGAAGAAAAGCTAGATCTCTTAGCACGGCGTCAATCTCATCTCGTGTCTCTCCAAGTCCGAGCATCAGTCCAGTCTTGGTGGTAAATCCTCGTGTTTTAGCGTGTGAGAGGAGGGCAAGGGATCGTTCATAACGTGCTTGAGGGCGCACTTGAGGATGAAGACGCGGCACCGTTTCCACGTTGTGATTGAGAATGTCGGGGCGTGCTTGAAGAACAGTTTCCCAAGCGTCGATGTTGCCTTTGAAATCGGGAATAAGCACCTCGATGCGCGTCTGCGGATTTCGTTTGCGGACGGATCGGATCGTTGCAGCCCACACAGCAGCGCCGCCATCTTTGAGTTCATCTCGTGCTACTGAGGTGATCACAACATGTTTGAGGTTCATCAATCGCACGGCTTCTGCGACCCGATCGGGTTCTTGCCAATCTAGCTCTGTGGGTCGTCCCGTCTTTACGGCACAAAAGCCACAACTCCTCGTGCAAATGTCACCAAGAATCATGACAGTAGCCGTGCGACGAGACCAACATTCTCCTAGATTAGGGCATTGTGCACTTTCGCATACTGTATGAAGCCGATAACGTTGAATAATCGCACGAGTCGCTTCATAGCCTTCTCCTCGAGGAATCTTGGCTCGCAACCAAGGAGGCTTAGAATTTAACGGCCACCCGTGCTCGTGCATGTTTAGTCCTGTATTTCTTTGAGAAGATTTTCGTAACCTTCCCGTTCGAGTTGCTCGGCCAGTTCCTTACCACCGCTCTTCACAATACGGCCTTTGACGAGCACGTGGACGAAGTCGGGAATGATATAATTTAGCAACCGCTGATAATGCGTTATCACAAGGATGCCGAGTGAGGGGCCGCGAACGGAATTCACCCCTTTGGCCACAATTTTCAGTGCATCAATATCCAGGCCGCTGTCGGTCTCATCGAGCACTGCGTAAGATGGCTCTAACATGAGCATTTGTAAAATCTCGTTGCGTTTTTTTTCGCCTCCTGAGAACCCCTCATTTACGTAACGGCCGGTGAAGGATTTGTCCATTTCCAGCAAAGCCATTTTTTCATACAACTTCGCGTAGAACTCAGCCGCGTCAATCTCCACGCCCTCTGGGAGTCGAGCTTGGAGAGCAGCTCTGAGGAAATTGGCAATCGTTACGCCTGGAATTTCGCTCGGATATTGAAACGCCATAAACAAACCTTTGCGTGCTCGCTCGTCAGGCTCTAGATCGAGGATGTTTTCTCCGTCGAGTAAGACTTCGCCACTCGTCACTGTGTAGTCAGGATGGCCTGCCATGACTTTGCTTAGGGTGCTTTTACCTGAGCCATTTGGTCCCATAATCGCGTGCACCTCTCCTTTTGAAATGGTAAGCGAGAGATTTCGTAAGATGAGCTGACCGTTAACTTCTGCACTGAGGTTTTTAATTTCAAGACTCATAGTGATAACTTCTATCTAGGGTTAAAAAGCTAGGCTTAGCACAAATCTTCATGTTGCCAAACTCACGATTGTGCAGCGACGTTTGGCAACTACGCGAAACAGGACTAACGTATCACGCAGGATGAGTCGCCAGCGAAGTTGGAACATTCGGTTTTTAAGTATTCAAAGCGTTCTTCGACTGGGTTTGCTCTACTTGGCGCTAGTAGCACTGATTGCGGGCTGTCAACAATCGTTCATTTATTTTCCGCGATATGAGCCTCGCTTTGATGAGCAAGTAAAAGCCGTGGGATGGAAGGAGTGGACAACCCCTCGGGGGGAATTTATCGGGTGGATTATTGAAAGGAGGAAACAAAACCCCTTCTATGCCTATATCCCTGGCAGCGATAAAGGTGGCGAGATTCCAATCCTTATGTTTCACGGCAACGCAGGCAGTGCTTCGTGGCGAAGTCACTGGGTAGATGCGATGCAAGGAGTTGGCTTCGGTGAAATGCGCATTTTGGAATATCCAGGCTACGGACGCCGCAAGGGGCGTCCTTCGGAGGCTACATTTATTCCATCAGCTGTGGGAGCATTCGATCTGTGGGAATCTGAGCGTGGCCATAGGCAGCCGAAAATTGTTCTCCTTGGGGAAAGCCTTGGTTCTGGCGTTGCAGCAGCAGTCGCTCAAGCAAGGCCAGAGCGAGTCGGTGGAGTGATTTTAGCCGTTCCTTATGATAGCATTTTGAACGTGGCTCGGTCGCGTTTACCTTTTTTACCGATTGGCTGGCTGCTACGGGAACGATACGACAGTGTGTCACGACTCAAGGGATTAAATGTGCCTGTGGTCATTGTTTCTGCGGCGCAAGATGAAGTGATTCCGGTCGAGCATGCACGACGTCTGAGAGCTGCTTTGTCTAAGAATGGTGTGCCGCATCAGTATGTCGAGCTTGCTCATGCGCAGCACAACGACTTGACGTCATATCGCGAGGATTGGGCACCACAAGCTTTTGAATTTATTGCCAAGCAGCGAATGGACTAATCTAGGCCTAGGACTTGAAATTCAAGACTGATATCCACAGCTGGCGCACTATGGGTGAGGGCGCCGACGGAGATATAGTCCACGCCGAGTCGAGCGATTTGTGCGACGCGATCGAGAGTCATGTTGCCAGAAGCTTCGGTTTTGATGCGTCCACCGATGATTTGAAGGGCTTGCGCGAGGGTAGAAAGGTCCATGTTATCAAGCAAGAGGACATCGACATCGAGTGAGGAGAATGTTTTGACTTGCTCTAGGGAAGAAGCCTCGATTTCGATGGTGGCTTCTGGATGAGCTTGGCGAGCGGCTTTAATGCGATCGCGTAATTCTTGAGTAGTCAGAAGTGTGAGATGATTATCTTTGATGAGAAAATGATCGTAGAGTCCCATACGATGGTTTTTTCCACCGCCGCATACGACAGCATATTTTTGCAATAGACGAAGGCCTGGAACTGTCTTGCGGGTGTCGAGGATCTGTGTGGCAGTGCCTGCTGTGGCCTGAACGAATCGGTGCGTCAACGTTGCAACGCCGGAAAGTTGTTGCACAAAATTCAAAGCGGTGCGCTCAGCAGAGAGGATAGCACGGGCGTTTCCCTCGATTTTCAAAAGAACCGTGCCGGCGGAGAAAAGCTGTCCATCGTGAAGGTAAGTCTCGATGCGGCATTGTGGGTCAAGTTCGCGAAAGGCATAGATTGCAAGGGGTAAGCCAGCTAGGACACCTTCTTGTCTGGCTAGCATGGTCGCTTGAGCTTGAGTTTTTGAAGGAACGAAATGATGGCTTGTAATGTCCATCGGGCCGATGTCTTCACCGAGGGCACGAGTGACGGCTTCTCGGATAATCGGATCAGGAAGTGCGCTTATGCGTTCCATACGTAAGTGAGGGCCTGGTAAAGCTGGCCGTTTTCGGTTTCTACTGTGACGAGCTTACGAGAGTAAGTGTGCCCCTCGTATGTATCTAGGTTTTTCCATGCTTCATCGGGGATATCAAAAAATATCTTGCCTAATACATAGTAGTGTGGATGAGGGACGATGGCAGGATAGTCAAAGCCGTGAATGGCTATTTTTTGGTATCCGTCGAGGCGAGCGTGAAGATAAGATAAACGGCGTCTAGTGAGGCGGCGCATAAAATCGGGGTCAGATAGGGTGCCGTAGGTGAAGAGATGAGGCATTAGCTAGAAGCGAGCATTTCTTGGAATAGCGTTTCATATTGATCAGTGATGTGATCCCAAGTGAAACGCTCTCGGATTCGGTCTTGAGCGCGGCTTCTGAATGACTCTGCGAGCTCTGGATCAGCTTCAATTTTCTTGATTTTCTCGGCAAGATCGTTGCTGTCTTTTTCGTAAAGTAGGCCATATCGGCCTCCGTCGAGAACCTCAGAGTTAAAAGGTGTGTGGAGGGCTAGGATGAGGTTTCCATAGCCGAGCGCTTTAAGGAGAGAAGGGTTGATGCCGCCGAATTGATGGCCGTGAATGTAAGCGAAGCAGTTGCAATGCAGCTCGCGGATGTGGCCGGGTTTGCTGATGTGGCCAAGGAATTTGACTCGATCGTTCGCCAAGGATTTGAGGCGATTGAGGAAAGCCATTTCGATTTTGTTGCCCTTGTAATCTGCGCCTCCGGCGATGGCGAGAGTTTTTTGAGAACCGGATTTTACGAATGCTTCGACGATTAAATCTGCGTTGTTGTCGGGAATCATTCGCGATGCGATGAGGTAGTAATCACGGGGGCGTAAGCCGTATTCCTCGATAAATTCTGGGTTTTGAGAGGATTCGATGTTGGCGCCGTAGGCGATGTAGGTGGAGTCAATGCCGAATTCTTTGGCGTAGAGGCGATGCATTTCCTCGGCGTCTGTGATAATTTTGTGGTAAAAGATTGTGCCGAGGCGCGCAGAATTTTTGAAAATAAATTTCCCGATGGCGTTCCATTTCGGCCTTAGCCATTCCATGCCGTCGACGTTTAAGGCGCATTTTTTGCGGAGCAGTCGGGGGATGAAGCCGAACATTCCGTTAGCGGCGTTAACGACGAAGACGATGTCGAAGTCCTTTAGGGAAGCATGCACGATGGCTAGCAGTGTGTGCGAGAGGGTGCTGAAAAATTTGTGTTCGATGCTGGGAAGATAAATAAGTCGGATGCCAAGATAGGTAGGGGGGCGTTCTGAAAAGAGTGGGCTTCGGCAGTATACTGTGACGTCGTGGCCGCGTTGAACGAGGCGTGGGGCGAGTTCACTGATGAATGTTTCATACCCACTGTAGCTTGAAGGCAGGCCGCGAATACCGAGTATGGCGATTTTCATGAGGAGTGGTGGGAGATAAGACGAGCCCAACTAGGGGGCATGTTTTTGGTAACTTCAACAGCTTCGAAAGGTTTGCCTTGTCTCGAGCCTACTTTTTTCGCCCAAGCCGCCATGCGCTGTAGGCCTTCTTCGAGAGGCACATTTTGGATGAGATCGGCGAAATATGTTTTGACGCGATCATGAGAAGAATAGGCATGGAGGACTTCGTTGCGAGCGGGCAAATGTTGGATGCGTGGTGTGACGCCGAAGACGCGGCCCACGGCGTGAGCAAGCTCGAGGACAGAGTAAGGTTGGTCTGCGCCGACATTAAAAATTTGGTTGAACGTCTCTGGACGCTCGACGCAACGTGCGATGATGGGGGCGACATCGCTGATGTAGGAGAAAGCACGGGTTTGTGTGCCGTCGCCAAAAATTGTGAGGGGCTGATCTTGTAGAAGCGCGTTCATAAAGATCCCGATGACGTTGCGGTAAGGGTCTCCGAGATTTTGTCGCTCTCCATAGACGTTGTGAGGCCGGAAGATGACATAGTTTAGCCCAAAGATTTCGTGTGCTTCTTTGAGGTCGAGCTCGACGGCATACTTGGCGATGCCGTAAGGGTCTTCGGGTTGTGGGACAAGATCCTCGTGCATGGGGAGTTGGTTTCTACCGTAAACGGCGATGGAAGAGGTGAAAATGAAGCAGAGGACTGTGCCTGTGTTGATGGCGGCGTTTATTAAATTGACGGAGCCGATCAAATTATTTTGATAGTTGAATCGTTTGATGAAATGGCTGAGGCCTTCGGCGGCATAGGCGCCGAGATGGAAAACATAGTCGGGTTTATATTTTTCAAAAAGTTGATGGACTAAATCCACGTCCAGAAAGGAGCCTTGGATGAATTCAGCTTGGGAAGGGACGTTATCCACAAAGCCGCCCGAGAGGTCATCAAGGCCGATTACGCGGTGACCCATGCGAATTAATTCGTCTGCAACATGAGAGCCGATGAATCCTGCAATACCTGTGACTAGAGACGTCCGTGGCATGGCGAAAGTCAAGGGTTTTCTTTCTGAAACTCAAGTGAAAATCGGCTTGGGGAGTTTGTGTTGGTATGCATGGGCAGGAGCAAAAAAGCTTTTGTTTCTCAGCAGCAGACGATTAATTTACGCTTTGTGAATTTAAATTGGCGCCTTTTCTTGACGTGGCCTTGGATGGTCTCGATTGTTGCAGTGACTTTGTTATTTGGCTTTGTGCCCTACTACACGGGCTACGATGCGACTTTAAAATCCTTGGCACAAGGGTATCCGGCGCTTTTTACGACTTATCAAGGCGACTGGGCGCATTGTTTCTTTGTGCCATTCATTGTCGGATGGATGGTCTATCGGGATTGGAAAACGATTGCTGCAGTGCCCCTCCGACCTTCAAATTGGGGCATCGTGCCGATAATTGTGGGCTTGGCTATTTATTGGTTTGGGCAGCGAGCCAACGTGCATTATTTTGCTTATCCCGCTCTGCAACTTTTCTATATGGGGCTTGTGGTGTGGTTTGCCGGTTGGGGGATGTTTAAGGCAGTTTTCTTTTACTGGCTTTTTCTTTGCTTTATGTATCCGTTGCCGGCATTTACGGACCAGATTGCTGTGACGCTCCGACATTTTATGACATGGTGCTCAGCGGGAATATTGAATTTCATCGGCATTCCTGTTGTGCGTATGGGCACGGGGATATTTTCAGCGCCAGATCTGGCAAACGGGCTGGCGCAAGGAGAGCTCTTCCAACTTGAAGTTGCCGACCCCTGCAGCGGTATTCGTTCGCTCTTCGCGCTAGTCATGCTATCGGCGCTCTACGGGTATCTTGCTATGCGCAAGACGTGGCAGAAGCTCGCTATTTTTGCGCTAGCAGTTCCTTTTGCTATCATGGGAAATATCGCTCGCATATTGATTCTCACCGCAGGCACTTTGCTGCTTGGTCCTGAGACTGCTGTCGGCACCCTTGAGAATCCTAGTTTATATCACATGGCTGCAGGTTATGCAGTCTTTATTGTCGCTATAGGGATGATGATGCTAACAGGTTGGCTTTTTGAACGCCCCTGGGCAGAGTATTGGCAGCGCCTTACTCAATCTCCCTCTCCAGTATTCTCTGCTGCCGGTGAAACCTCAGCTACAATTTCTTATCCGTCCATTCCTGACGAACAGGGGGAGGGTACAAACCCTGCCTCCTCTAGTAATGGCAATGACGTCATGGATATTCACTCAAAGCCATCCAAGTCTCCATCCTCAGAATAAGTTCCTCTTACATGTTTCTTGACGATTTTGATTCCCCCACTTCTCCTTTACGGTCTGGTATAATTTTGCTTGTTGTCCTCTTCACCGTAGGGCTTTGCCTTGTCGGCACGACTTATGAGGTTTCCACGAAACCAGGCGTCATCATGTATTTGCCGACTCGCGTTTTAGATTTTATAGGATACGAACAAGAAATTTCTGAAGGTGAAAGAGCTATCCTCCCTCCTGACACAGAATTTGCGCGAAAGTCATACGAAAATTTTGAAGGCGACACCATTATCGCCTCGATTATCCTCAGCGGAGCAGAAAAACGAAGCATCCACAGGCCAGAAATTTGCCTTCCCGCTCAAGGTTGGCAAAACACCGGCAGCCGTCGCATTTCCATACCACTAAAAAGCGGCCGCCAGCTCGAAGTTACGGCCTTGAGCATTATGCGACCACTGGTCGTAGGTCCTAAACAGACGCTCAACATCCGCGGCTATTATCTTTACTGGTTTGTGGGCGATGGCATGACCACCCCTTCGCATTTTTGGCGAGTCTTCCACACTAGTTGGGACAAAGTATTTCACAATATCAATCACCGCTGGGCTTACGTCATTGCCTACTCCATCATCACGCAAGACCTACGTCCCGACGGGAAAAATCCAGAGCAGACCCTTTCAATGCTCACTGACTTCGTCCGCGAAATTGTCCCTCACTTCCAAATTTCAGAAATGGAAAACACAAAGCCCGATGAGGTCCCACCGGCTGCAAATTCTGCATCGCAATAAAACCTTGCCATCCGTCGGAGTATTCGTAATATTGTAAATTCGCGCGTGATTGGCCTCAATGCCACATCCAGCAATACGGAGCCATAGCTCAATTGGTTAGAGCACTGCCCTGTCACGGCAGGGGTTGCGGGTTCGAGCCCCGTTGGCTCCGCCACACTACAAATGCGCTCCTATCATCAAGCTATTTTCTGTGTGGCGAAAGCCAAACGGTAATTAGTAGTGCTTACCCTAAGCTAGTATTCCCCACTGCCCTAATTCTCGTCAACAAAAGTTATTTCAGCGATAACGCATCAGGAAGATTATTGTTAACTAACAGAGACTTTTTTTGCATGCCCATAATACATAATAAATTAACTATTCTAAACTAACTACAAAGAAAGCAATTGTATAAAGCAAACACTAAAGTGTTAGGTAATAGATATCAAAGTATAAGTCCTAAGATTAATTAGTTTATGAGTGTTGTCTATCAAAGCGATGTGATTTGGGGAAACTGTTGGATGAAGGCGCTCTAGAGAACAAAATATTCTATGAGAGTTGGGATAGAATAGACACTTTCTATAATATAATTTGAAAACTACAAACCAATCTAAAATATAAAATAAATTTGAACAGTGAACAACTCAACTTATAGATTTTGAATAGATATGTCAATGAGTGCCGTTCCATCAGTTGCGACGGATAGGGAAAAAAAAACAAAAATTACGTAGTTGAAGATACAATCTTGCAGCTTTCAGGGTCTTAGAGATAAGCGTCTATTTTTTTATCTAAAATTGAGCTTAAGGTAGTTTTTTTTTTACAACAGTTCTATGTCAAATACAATTAGTTTGACTAATAAATATAAATATGCTTAAAGAGGTTACTAAAATTCTTAAGTCAAAGTTAGGAAAGATAACGCTTTGTGAGTCTCCACAGTCTCTGTCAAATACGCATTTTAATTTGAATTTTAAGATTGGTTGGGCAATTTTAATTTTTTCGCTTGCGGCGTGTTGGATAAATTGTTTTGGAGAATACATTTTAAGATCTGATGATATACCCAAAATTAATCGAATCCTAGAAAGTGGTCTCTTATCATGGATGAAGGAATACATATTAGAATTCAAAATGAGAAGGTGGTTCTGGTCCTTCGTTTTCGCTCCTTATGTCTATATGCCAAAGTATCTTACAGGTGTATATCTAGTCCTTTTATGGACGATTTGCACATCTATGATTTATTATCTAATGTATGATTGGACAAGATCTGTTCGAGTTAGTTTGCTAGCGGCAGTATTCTACGGAGTAATCCCGATTGCACATGATGCTGCTTTATGGCTTACAGGAAGTTATGGTATTATATAACTGCTTATTTTTTATGTTAGGTATTATCTTTATTAAAAAGTATTATCAACGCAAAAGCAGTATATGGTTATTTTTTGCTTTTTTTGCAATCTTAGTAGGGGCATTCTTTGGGGAACACTTAGTTGTCGCTTCTCTTGCTATAGGATTCTTAGCAAATCCAAACTCTATATCTTTTAGAACAAAAAATGTTTTAATGACTTGGGGGTGGTAATCCCTTTTCTGGCGGTAGGACTATATTTGCTATTGATAGTAATT
The window above is part of the Candidatus Methylacidiphilales bacterium genome. Proteins encoded here:
- a CDS encoding gamma-glutamylcyclotransferase, which translates into the protein MPHLFTYGTLSDPDFMRRLTRRRLSYLHARLDGYQKIAIHGFDYPAIVPHPHYYVLGKIFFDIPDEAWKNLDTYEGHTYSRKLVTVETENGQLYQALTYVWNA
- a CDS encoding NAD-dependent epimerase/dehydratase family protein yields the protein MPRTSLVTGIAGFIGSHVADELIRMGHRVIGLDDLSGGFVDNVPSQAEFIQGSFLDVDLVHQLFEKYKPDYVFHLGAYAAEGLSHFIKRFNYQNNLIGSVNLINAAINTGTVLCFIFTSSIAVYGRNQLPMHEDLVPQPEDPYGIAKYAVELDLKEAHEIFGLNYVIFRPHNVYGERQNLGDPYRNVIGIFMNALLQDQPLTIFGDGTQTRAFSYISDVAPIIARCVERPETFNQIFNVGADQPYSVLELAHAVGRVFGVTPRIQHLPARNEVLHAYSSHDRVKTYFADLIQNVPLEEGLQRMAAWAKKVGSRQGKPFEAVEVTKNMPPSWARLISHHSS
- a CDS encoding MotA/TolQ/ExbB proton channel family protein, which encodes MLAVEWFLKGGVFMWPLLLCSIVATAVIVERGWVHWKARLNYPQFLKRLKQELAGCPMRAPKWLSGSASPVAKTAAVYLRYIHAPPGLRNEALKREGNRYLLELEAQMKLLSSIAHVSPLLGLLGTVAGLVAAFYQIEAAGGYVNPSDLAGGIWEALITTVAGLLIGIPCLLTHQFFHARVEKISREMQDVVSELDEMLAVGRILPPSTPEPSSATSFAATHDEVASANDTYEVL
- a CDS encoding exosortase/archaeosortase family protein, with translation MNLNWRLFLTWPWMVSIVAVTLLFGFVPYYTGYDATLKSLAQGYPALFTTYQGDWAHCFFVPFIVGWMVYRDWKTIAAVPLRPSNWGIVPIIVGLAIYWFGQRANVHYFAYPALQLFYMGLVVWFAGWGMFKAVFFYWLFLCFMYPLPAFTDQIAVTLRHFMTWCSAGILNFIGIPVVRMGTGIFSAPDLANGLAQGELFQLEVADPCSGIRSLFALVMLSALYGYLAMRKTWQKLAIFALAVPFAIMGNIARILILTAGTLLLGPETAVGTLENPSLYHMAAGYAVFIVAIGMMMLTGWLFERPWAEYWQRLTQSPSPVFSAAGETSATISYPSIPDEQGEGTNPASSSNGNDVMDIHSKPSKSPSSE
- a CDS encoding alpha/beta hydrolase — its product is MSRQRSWNIRFLSIQSVLRLGLLYLALVALIAGCQQSFIYFPRYEPRFDEQVKAVGWKEWTTPRGEFIGWIIERRKQNPFYAYIPGSDKGGEIPILMFHGNAGSASWRSHWVDAMQGVGFGEMRILEYPGYGRRKGRPSEATFIPSAVGAFDLWESERGHRQPKIVLLGESLGSGVAAAVAQARPERVGGVILAVPYDSILNVARSRLPFLPIGWLLRERYDSVSRLKGLNVPVVIVSAAQDEVIPVEHARRLRAALSKNGVPHQYVELAHAQHNDLTSYREDWAPQAFEFIAKQRMD
- a CDS encoding EpsI family protein; the protein is MFLDDFDSPTSPLRSGIILLVVLFTVGLCLVGTTYEVSTKPGVIMYLPTRVLDFIGYEQEISEGERAILPPDTEFARKSYENFEGDTIIASIILSGAEKRSIHRPEICLPAQGWQNTGSRRISIPLKSGRQLEVTALSIMRPLVVGPKQTLNIRGYYLYWFVGDGMTTPSHFWRVFHTSWDKVFHNINHRWAYVIAYSIITQDLRPDGKNPEQTLSMLTDFVREIVPHFQISEMENTKPDEVPPAANSASQ
- the nadC gene encoding carboxylating nicotinate-nucleotide diphosphorylase produces the protein MERISALPDPIIREAVTRALGEDIGPMDITSHHFVPSKTQAQATMLARQEGVLAGLPLAIYAFRELDPQCRIETYLHDGQLFSAGTVLLKIEGNARAILSAERTALNFVQQLSGVATLTHRFVQATAGTATQILDTRKTVPGLRLLQKYAVVCGGGKNHRMGLYDHFLIKDNHLTLLTTQELRDRIKAARQAHPEATIEIEASSLEQVKTFSSLDVDVLLLDNMDLSTLAQALQIIGGRIKTEASGNMTLDRVAQIARLGVDYISVGALTHSAPAVDISLEFQVLGLD
- a CDS encoding biopolymer transporter ExbD, with amino-acid sequence MSVEFHRPASSPGAMNLTPLIDVVFQLLIFFMLTSSFVYPALDLKLPRAETRPSSPDAQMIVISLDAQNRLFVNREEVSEAELERILRERLQHVPQQAVFFRGDRATPYERFTEIMQIATRAGARSFNLIHEPNQ
- a CDS encoding TonB family protein, with protein sequence MKGNREEFLAVEINVVELPEEVSTAEPNQENVILTEAPEAPEVPVPEWLKEKTHEAKPIPSEERPKIRKKKPTPTPQQDPEHGKASPAQLSEILKQVKPRYPPAALRAGHQGTVSLLLRIGLEGRTKEIRVLKSSGREDCDRAAIEAIQRWWRFRPLGYEYDRTLDVHFKLD
- the sufC gene encoding Fe-S cluster assembly ATPase SufC, giving the protein MSLEIKNLSAEVNGQLILRNLSLTISKGEVHAIMGPNGSGKSTLSKVMAGHPDYTVTSGEVLLDGENILDLEPDERARKGLFMAFQYPSEIPGVTIANFLRAALQARLPEGVEIDAAEFYAKLYEKMALLEMDKSFTGRYVNEGFSGGEKKRNEILQMLMLEPSYAVLDETDSGLDIDALKIVAKGVNSVRGPSLGILVITHYQRLLNYIIPDFVHVLVKGRIVKSGGKELAEQLEREGYENLLKEIQD
- a CDS encoding DUF1972 domain-containing protein, which encodes MKIAILGIRGLPSSYSGYETFISELAPRLVQRGHDVTVYCRSPLFSERPPTYLGIRLIYLPSIEHKFFSTLSHTLLAIVHASLKDFDIVFVVNAANGMFGFIPRLLRKKCALNVDGMEWLRPKWNAIGKFIFKNSARLGTIFYHKIITDAEEMHRLYAKEFGIDSTYIAYGANIESSQNPEFIEEYGLRPRDYYLIASRMIPDNNADLIVEAFVKSGSQKTLAIAGGADYKGNKIEMAFLNRLKSLANDRVKFLGHISKPGHIRELHCNCFAYIHGHQFGGINPSLLKALGYGNLILALHTPFNSEVLDGGRYGLLYEKDSNDLAEKIKKIEADPELAESFRSRAQDRIRERFTWDHITDQYETLFQEMLASS
- the lipA gene encoding lipoyl synthase, with the translated sequence MHEHGWPLNSKPPWLRAKIPRGEGYEATRAIIQRYRLHTVCESAQCPNLGECWSRRTATVMILGDICTRSCGFCAVKTGRPTELDWQEPDRVAEAVRLMNLKHVVITSVARDELKDGGAAVWAATIRSVRKRNPQTRIEVLIPDFKGNIDAWETVLQARPDILNHNVETVPRLHPQVRPQARYERSLALLSHAKTRGFTTKTGLMLGLGETRDEIDAVLRDLAFLHVDILTLGQYLRPSEAHLPMHRWVAPEEFAWWKEHALALGFSVVESGPLVRSSYHADEQSQRFYHLDVSSSPTFSNPA